One part of the Sporosarcina ureae genome encodes these proteins:
- a CDS encoding catalase, with protein MDESTNKNMDPKQNQKMKQLDEFKVDNKDKKFTTNQGVKVSNDEESLKAGVRGPTLMEGIHLKEKLMHFDRERIPERVVHARGYAAHGEFELYESMKDYTTAGFLQEPGKKTPVFTRFSNVAGNLGSVDTARDVRGFAVKFYTEEGNYDLVGNNLPVFFIQDSMKFPDLVHAVKPEPDTDMPQAASAHDTFWDFVANNQESAHMVMWQMSDRTIPRSWRMMEGFGVHTFRFVNSEGKATFVKFHWKPILGVHSLVWDEAQKIAGKNADFQRKDLWDCIDNGYFAEYEFGVQMIAEEDEFMFNFDILDATKIWPEEIVPVKIIGKMTLNQNVTNVFAETEQAAFHPGNIVPGIDFTNDPLLQGRLLSYLDTQLYRLGGPNFAEIPINRAVCPFHNNQRNGFNRQRIDVGKVSYHKNSLANNTPSTSTAKEGGLEHYAEKVEGRVIQARSESFKDHFSQARMFWNSMSPPEKQHIINAFSFEVGKVNSISVRQQVVDMFSNVDREMATAIANNVGVNKPTGEQVDVTASSPALSQENTARYPYSMKVGILIGDGFDDDEVKSTIEHLAKYGVWTYTIGEKLGTVRGKNGLEVQVNETFSTTAPVLFDSLYVVGGNAANQAKFNSDSVYYINEAFMHYKPISVAKTGNSLFAASNAKKGPGIVLAKNTAAFNDEYILAITQQRFWDRDIY; from the coding sequence ATGGATGAATCAACTAACAAAAATATGGACCCTAAACAAAATCAAAAAATGAAACAGTTAGATGAATTTAAAGTAGATAACAAAGACAAAAAGTTTACGACGAACCAAGGAGTGAAAGTATCCAATGATGAAGAATCATTAAAAGCCGGTGTACGCGGACCTACTTTAATGGAAGGCATTCATTTAAAAGAGAAACTCATGCACTTTGACCGCGAACGAATTCCTGAACGCGTTGTCCATGCGAGAGGCTATGCAGCGCACGGCGAATTTGAGTTATATGAATCGATGAAAGATTATACGACAGCAGGTTTTCTTCAAGAACCCGGAAAGAAGACTCCTGTTTTCACACGTTTTTCTAATGTTGCGGGTAATTTAGGTTCTGTCGATACAGCAAGAGATGTTCGAGGTTTCGCGGTAAAGTTTTACACAGAAGAAGGTAACTATGATTTAGTAGGAAATAACCTACCTGTATTTTTCATTCAGGACAGTATGAAGTTCCCTGATCTCGTTCATGCGGTTAAACCTGAACCTGATACGGATATGCCACAAGCCGCTTCAGCGCATGATACGTTTTGGGATTTCGTAGCAAACAATCAGGAGTCCGCCCATATGGTCATGTGGCAAATGTCCGATCGCACCATTCCGAGAAGTTGGCGGATGATGGAGGGCTTTGGCGTTCATACTTTCCGATTCGTTAATAGTGAAGGAAAAGCCACATTCGTAAAATTCCATTGGAAACCGATACTAGGTGTTCATTCATTAGTATGGGACGAAGCGCAGAAGATCGCAGGGAAAAATGCAGACTTCCAACGTAAAGACCTGTGGGACTGTATTGACAATGGCTATTTTGCAGAATATGAATTCGGCGTGCAGATGATTGCTGAAGAAGATGAATTTATGTTTAATTTCGATATACTCGATGCGACCAAAATTTGGCCCGAAGAGATTGTGCCTGTTAAGATTATCGGAAAAATGACATTAAATCAAAACGTCACAAACGTCTTTGCCGAAACCGAACAAGCCGCCTTCCACCCAGGTAATATTGTTCCTGGAATAGATTTCACCAACGATCCCCTCTTGCAAGGAAGGCTACTATCTTATTTAGATACCCAACTCTACCGACTAGGCGGACCGAACTTCGCTGAAATTCCGATTAACCGCGCAGTATGTCCGTTCCATAATAACCAGCGTAATGGGTTCAATCGCCAGCGGATTGATGTTGGCAAAGTAAGCTATCATAAAAATTCACTCGCTAATAACACGCCTTCCACTTCGACAGCCAAAGAAGGCGGTCTTGAACATTACGCTGAGAAAGTAGAAGGCCGCGTCATTCAAGCACGGAGTGAATCATTCAAAGATCACTTTTCACAAGCTCGAATGTTCTGGAACAGTATGTCGCCTCCCGAAAAGCAGCATATTATTAACGCGTTTAGCTTCGAAGTAGGAAAAGTGAATAGTATAAGTGTTCGACAACAAGTGGTGGATATGTTCTCAAACGTTGATCGGGAAATGGCTACTGCAATAGCGAATAATGTAGGGGTCAACAAGCCGACGGGCGAGCAAGTGGATGTGACCGCATCCTCCCCTGCGCTGAGCCAGGAAAATACTGCTCGCTATCCATACAGCATGAAAGTTGGCATTTTAATCGGCGACGGTTTTGACGATGATGAAGTGAAATCCACAATTGAACACTTAGCGAAGTATGGTGTGTGGACGTATACGATTGGTGAAAAACTGGGTACGGTAAGAGGTAAGAATGGACTAGAGGTTCAAGTCAATGAAACATTTTCAACCACGGCTCCGGTGCTATTCGATTCTCTGTATGTTGTAGGTGGAAACGCAGCAAATCAAGCGAAATTCAATTCGGATAGCGTCTATTATATTAATGAAGCATTCATGCATTATAAGCCGATCAGTGTAGCGAAAACCGGAAACTCTTTATTCGCAGCATCTAACGCGAAAAAAGGACCAGGCATTGTGCTTGCTAAAAATACTGCTGCATTTAACGACGAGTATATACTCGCAATTACCCAACAACGCTTTTGGGATCGAGATATTTACTGA
- a CDS encoding metal-dependent hydrolase family protein — protein MQKIIIENGLVIDGTGSESKVNQIVVITGQKIEFIGKKSEYQATGDETIIDAQGGTILPGFIDTHVHMMMQFSPVAERLATPFSFMYYQAAEYLKTTLHAGITSVRDALGADAGVKKAIEDGFISGPRMQLSINALTITGGHGDGYTVSGNVIDIMPSNYPGMPNGLCDGVEEVRKKTREMLRAGAEVIKVHATGGVLSATDHPEFTQFSLEELKVMVEEGHFRKGIKVMAHAQGAEGIKNAVRAGVHSIEHGIFIDDEAIELMLENGTFLVPTLLAPVAVLETAHETGMPETAVQKSKEVIDQHVASFTKAYNAGVKIAMGTDAGVFKHGTNLRELGLMVDAGMSPMESIIASTKTAAECLGWEDRVGTLETGKLADVLVVKGNPLEDIYSLANNDTIQVVIKDGKVEKDIR, from the coding sequence ATGCAAAAGATTATAATAGAAAACGGATTAGTAATTGATGGAACAGGTTCGGAAAGTAAAGTTAATCAAATCGTAGTGATTACTGGTCAAAAAATCGAATTCATAGGAAAGAAATCCGAGTATCAAGCTACCGGAGATGAAACGATTATAGATGCACAAGGTGGAACGATTTTACCAGGCTTCATCGATACACATGTACATATGATGATGCAATTTAGTCCTGTGGCGGAACGTTTGGCTACACCATTTTCGTTCATGTATTACCAAGCTGCGGAATATTTGAAAACTACATTACATGCGGGCATTACGTCTGTTCGTGACGCACTTGGAGCCGATGCCGGAGTCAAAAAGGCGATAGAAGATGGATTCATTTCAGGTCCGAGAATGCAATTGAGTATCAATGCATTGACTATTACAGGTGGACATGGCGATGGCTATACCGTTTCAGGAAATGTAATAGATATTATGCCTTCGAACTATCCGGGCATGCCGAATGGTTTATGCGATGGTGTGGAAGAAGTACGTAAGAAAACACGCGAAATGTTGCGTGCTGGCGCAGAAGTCATTAAAGTACATGCTACAGGTGGTGTTTTGAGTGCTACTGACCATCCGGAATTCACTCAGTTTTCATTGGAAGAACTTAAAGTGATGGTGGAAGAAGGTCACTTTAGAAAAGGAATCAAAGTAATGGCACATGCGCAAGGTGCAGAAGGAATTAAAAACGCGGTGCGCGCCGGTGTTCATTCGATTGAGCACGGAATTTTCATTGATGATGAAGCGATTGAATTAATGCTTGAAAACGGTACGTTCCTCGTCCCGACATTATTAGCGCCAGTTGCAGTTTTAGAAACGGCGCATGAAACAGGGATGCCTGAAACGGCTGTGCAGAAATCTAAAGAAGTGATTGATCAACACGTCGCAAGTTTCACAAAAGCATATAATGCGGGCGTTAAAATCGCGATGGGTACAGATGCTGGCGTGTTCAAGCATGGTACAAACCTTCGTGAACTAGGTTTAATGGTTGATGCGGGTATGTCGCCTATGGAATCGATCATCGCTTCTACAAAAACAGCTGCGGAATGTTTAGGGTGGGAAGATCGAGTCGGTACATTGGAGACTGGAAAACTTGCGGATGTACTTGTTGTGAAAGGAAATCCTTTGGAAGATATTTATTCATTAGCTAATAATGACACGATTCAAGTAGTTATTAAAGATGGCAAGGTAGAAAAGGATATACGGTGA
- a CDS encoding peptide-methionine (S)-S-oxide reductase, which produces MEVVYVAGGCLWGVQAFIKTLPGVLLTEAGRANGSSQTLDGEYDGYAECVKVEFNPVVLTVDRLMEYVFEIIDPYSLNKQGQDVGEKYRTGIYSEQSEHLREANAFIQARHDVDRIVVEVEPLTNYIKSADEHQDRLDHYPEDYCHIPENVLNRYK; this is translated from the coding sequence ATGGAAGTTGTATATGTTGCAGGTGGTTGTTTATGGGGAGTGCAAGCTTTTATCAAAACCTTGCCTGGTGTTCTACTAACAGAAGCGGGTCGAGCGAATGGATCGAGTCAAACGCTTGACGGCGAGTATGATGGTTATGCTGAATGTGTGAAAGTGGAGTTTAATCCTGTAGTTTTGACGGTTGATAGATTAATGGAGTATGTATTTGAAATTATTGATCCATATAGTTTGAACAAACAAGGGCAGGATGTCGGCGAAAAGTATAGGACGGGCATTTATAGCGAACAATCCGAACATTTACGTGAAGCGAATGCATTTATTCAAGCGAGACACGATGTCGATCGTATCGTGGTGGAAGTGGAACCTTTAACAAATTATATAAAGAGTGCAGACGAACATCAAGATCGGTTGGATCATTATCCAGAAGATTATTGTCATATTCCAGAGAATGTATTAAATAGGTACAAGTAG
- a CDS encoding MepB family protein, with protein MMYEPLNLPIYCVQEEMQNVKYGAGTFQLATKTIRFRVANVTPTKIGQFVAFWQKDKQNRNQPYSYEETPDFVVITTFKDDRQFGQFVFPRELLLEQNILASPSIKGKMALRVYPAWDQPTSKQALNTQKWQLPYFVDMSIADPLQSRQVLALYGFV; from the coding sequence ATGATGTATGAACCTCTTAACTTACCCATTTATTGTGTCCAAGAAGAAATGCAAAATGTGAAGTACGGTGCCGGAACGTTTCAGTTGGCGACAAAAACTATTCGATTTAGGGTGGCGAACGTCACACCTACGAAAATTGGTCAGTTTGTGGCGTTCTGGCAAAAAGATAAACAGAATCGAAATCAGCCGTATTCATATGAAGAGACGCCAGACTTTGTGGTCATTACGACTTTTAAAGATGATCGGCAGTTCGGTCAATTTGTTTTCCCTAGAGAACTCCTTCTGGAACAGAATATTTTAGCGTCACCTTCTATAAAAGGGAAAATGGCTTTACGCGTCTATCCTGCCTGGGATCAGCCGACAAGCAAGCAAGCGTTGAACACACAGAAGTGGCAGTTGCCTTATTTTGTGGATATGAGTATTGCGGATCCTTTACAAAGTAGACAGGTGTTGGCGTTGTATGGTTTTGTGTAA